The sequence below is a genomic window from Sorangiineae bacterium MSr12523.
GGTAGGCCGTGCGCACGCTCGTGCACGTTCATTCGATGAAGCCGAACTTGGCCAGCAGCTTGCGTAGGTACGTGCGATCCAGGCCGGAGATGCGGGCGGCTTCGCTCTGGTTGTTCTTCGCCGCGAGCATCAGGCGCTGCAGGTAGACGCGCGTGAAGCGCTCGAAAAGCGCGTCCTTCTGGTCCGCATAGGTCTGCGCGATGTCAGCGAACTCGGAGAGCGCCAGATCCAGTGCGTCGCCGCCCCAACGGGCGCGGTCGGGCGGAAGGCTGCCGAGCGCGGCGTAATATTGAATGGCATTGCGCAGCTCGCGCACGTTGCCCGGCCAGCTTCGCAACTGCAGCTGCGCAACCAGGCTATCGGGTACGCCGCCCAAGGCTGCGTCCGCCGCGAATTTTCGCGCGAGCAGCGGGATGTCCGGCAGGCGATCGCGCAAGGTGGGCACGAGCAGGCGCACCACCGCGAGGCGATAGAAGAGGTCCTCGCGGAAGCGGCCGGCCTTGATCTCGGAGAGCAAATCGCGGTTTGCGGCGGCGAGGATGCGCACGCGCACGCGCTTGGGTGCATCCGACGAGCCGACGGCGCGGATCTCCCCCGTTTCGAGGGCGCGCAGCAGGACGGGCTGCACGGCCATGGGCAGCTCCGACACGTCGTCGAGGAACAGCGTGCCGCCGTCGGCGGCTTCGAAGGCGCCGCGCTTCGATTCGCTCCCGTAGCCGAAAAGTTCGCTGGCCACGAGCTCGTGGACGATGGCTCCGCAATTGACGGTGACGAAGGGCCCCTTCGCCACGGCGGAATTGTCGTGCAGCGCACGGGCGATGAGCTCCTTGCCCACGCCCGATTCGCCTTCCACGAGCACGGGAACGAGCGAGCCCTCGAGCCGCGCAAGCATGGCGAAGAGCTGCTGCATGGGCAGGGTCTCGCCGAGAATGCCGGAGTAGCCTTCGCCGCCGTAGCTCAATCCTTGCCGCAGCGATTCGGTATCGGCCTCGATGGCCAAGGTGACGCGCCCCAAGGTGAGCTGGCCGCCGAGGCCCACGGTCATCTTTTCGACGCGCTGGCCGAGGTAGAAGGTGCCGTTGCGGCTTCCCAAATCGCGCACGCTGACGCCTTCGGCCGTCAAATCGAGCTCGACATGGTTGCGTGAGACGGTGGGGTCGTCGATGACGAGATCGCACGCGGACGACGAGCCGATGGAGCACGCTCCGATGGACAGCTTGTAGGCGGCGGGCGTGGCGCGCGCATTGAGGACGCGAAGCACGGCGCCGATGGGTTCGCGGCCACCCTCGGTTTGGCCGAGGTGGAGGGTCTCGGTTTTCACTTCGCGATCGCGGGGCACGCATGGAAGCGTAGCGCGAGATCCGCCGTTCAGTAAGGATTGCCGCGCGGACGGGGGACGTCGGAGCCCGCGGAAGGAGCCACGACCTTTCGCGGTTTCGGCTTCTCGGGCTTGACCGTGTTCGCGGCCGGCGCGGACGGCGCCGGCGCACTTTGCACCGGCGGCGGCGATGGTGGCAATCGTGCAGGCGGCGGCTCGGCAGATACCGCGGGCGGCTCCGAGGGAACCTCGGTCGGAGGCGGCGTCGAACTCGTTCGCGTGGCCACCAGCGCGATGGTGCCGAGCACCGCCACGACGAACGCCACGGCGGCCAGCGCAATGCGCGCAGCATGGCGCGACAACCGCGAGGAGACCACCGCCGATTCCTGACTTGCGGCAGGCTCGACGACCTGCACCACCTGCGTCGATGGCCCCGAGGCGGCCGACGATGACGAAGAGCGCAGCCCCTCTTTGATGCGCTGCTTTCGCTCGGCGAGGCGTTCGCCGACCTGCGCGCGAACGAAGCGACCGACCTCCTCGTGCGAGGCGCCAAAAGACGAATCGGCCAACACCGCATCCAGCGCCGCGCCGAGATCGCTCGCACGCGCGAACCGCTCCGCGGGATTGCGCGCCAGCGCGCGTGCAACCACCGCATCGAAGGCGTACCCCAACTCGGGCGCGAGCGCCGACACGGGAGGAATGGGCTCGTAGAGGACCTTGCGCACGATGTCGACCTGAGCGTCGCCGTCGAAGAGCCTCCGCTGCGCCAAAAGCTCCCAGAGCATCACGCCCACGGCGAAGATGTCCGCGCGCTGATCGAACCCGTCGCCCGACATGTACTCGGGCGCCATGTACGAGAATTTGCCCTTGAGCGTGCCCTCGCGCGTGGAAATGTCGTGCGCGTAGAGGCATTTGGCGATGCCGAAATCCGCAAGGCGCGCGACACCGTCCAAGCCCACCAAGACGTTCTGCGGCGAGACATCACGGTGCACGGCACCGAGTGGGCGGTCCTCGTCGTCGGTCAAATCGTGCACGGCTTGAAGGCCCGCGCAAAGGTCCCGAATCACGCGCAGCCCGGCGCGGATGGTCATCATGGGATTGCTCCCGCGCGCAGAACGCAGCAGCTCGTAGAAGGACGCGCCCTCCACGTAGTCCATCACGAGAAGAATGGAGTCGTCCTCGATCTCGACATCGCGAACGCCGACGGCGTTGGCGTGGCGAATGCGCGAGGCCAGGTGCGCCTCGGCCAGCAGCGAGCGGCGCAGATCGGGCTGTTGCATGAGGTGCGCGTGCGGGCGCTTGATGGCCACGAGCTGCTCGAAGCCCAACGCGCCGCGAAGGCGGCCCACGTAAACGGTGGCCATGCCGCCCGACGCGATCTTCACGAGTCGCTCGTAGCGCGACTCGCGCCGTTCGGAAGCGGCCGCGCCCCCTGCCATCAGAAGCTCCCGCTCACCACCGCGCGGGCACCGCCCGGCTCCACCGAGAACGAGGTCCGAACCGGAGCATCCGCGCGCGGCTTCCAATCGACCAAAAAGAGGCCGATGACCGCGGTGGCGACGGCGGACGCGGAGGCCACTCCGATGAGGACGTTCGTGCGCGTCACCGCGGCTTTGCCATCGTCGGCACGCGCCACACAGTCGTCGCTGCCGTGTTGCCCGCATTGGCGATCGACGAAGTCTTGGTGCGTCTTCGAAGCATCGACCCACGATAGAGCGGCGCCGCCGGCAACGAGCGCGGTGACGCCGGCGCCAACCCAGAACCACGTGGGGGCGAGGCCATGCCGTGAGGGCTCCTCCACGCGCGGTTGCGGCTCCGTCGTTTCGAGCTTCTTCTCGTTCTGGGCCGCGACGGGCGCGGGTGGTGGTGGCGCCTGGAAGGTCACCAGCGTGATCTCGGCGGGCACGACATTCACGCGGTGCTCGTCGCGGTAACCCGCATGCTCGGCTGTAGTCAAAACAAGGACGTGCGGGCCGGTTGCCAGCCATCCTTCGGCGGCGGGATCGAGCGCTTTTCCGTCGACCTCGGCATCGCACGCCGCCGGACAGCGAACATCGATACGCCCCGCACGCCCGCGGAATTTTTCTCTGGCCTTGTTCGCCGCGCGTTCCAGGACCGCGCTTCGTGGCCTTCGTGTGACACGCGCCACGAGCATGGATCCAAACGCCGCATCGTCGGCGGCCACGCTTTCATCGATGGCGTCGGCCAGCACCGAATCGCTGGGCACGAGTCGATCGGCCAAGGCGAATTGCCTGGCGGCGGCGGCGAATTCCTTGTGGTCGTGAAAGGCCACGCCTCGGTTGTACGCTTCTCGCGCAGCCGCTTGTTGGCTTTGCGCCAGGCCGGCCGACGTGAACGCCGCGGTGAACGCGACGACCGTTCCGAGAAGAAGACTTTGCCGCATGAGGCTCTTCGAGGGTAGCACAATGCCGCTCCAGAGATGAGTCGATGCCTCGAAGCATCGAGGTTTGACGTCTGCAGACAACAGCGATTCCATGGCCGAATTCGTGCTGGATCGAGCGTATGATACCGTTCGACATGAGGCCATTGCGATGCGCTGCCGCGGGTTACTTTGCAACGACCGCGCTCTGTTGCGCGCTGGCGTGCTCGCTCGATTATTCGGTGGGGCCGTTCGACGGTGGCGACTCGGGCAATCCCAGCCCCGACGGTGGTAAGCCCTCCGACGGCGGTGGCTCCGACGGCCCGGCGACGGCCGTACCTCCGAGCTGCGCAACGGCGCAAACGTGCACGGGCGGAAAGAGCTGTTGTGCATCCGACCTCGTCACCGGCGGCCCCTTCCATCGCGACAACGATGGAAATTACGCGGCGACCATCAGCGACTTCCAACTCGACGTGTTCGAGGTCACGGTGGGCCGCTTCCGCGCATTCGTGAACGCCGGCAAGGGCACGAGGAACAGCGCGCCGGCTGCAGGCGCAGGCGCACACCCGAAGGTGGCCAACAGCGGATGGGACCCGAGTTGGAATGGAAATCTCGCGGCCAGCACCGACGCATTGAAGACGGCCCTCGCGTGCGATCCGAGCATGGAGACGTGGACGGCTTCGCCGAGCGCGCAAGAGACGCGCCCTATCAACTGCGTCACCTGGTACGACGCCTTTGCATTCTGCATCTGGGACGGTGGACGGATCCCCACGACGTCGGAATGGAATTATGCCGCGGCCGGTGGCAGCAAGCAGCTCGCATATCCATGGGGAAACGCCTTCGAGTCCTCGCGCGTCACCTACGGGTGCGGCGGCTCGTGCAGCAAGGACAATTTGTTGCCCGTTGGATCGAAATCGCCGCAAGGCGACGGAACTTGGAATCAGGCCGACCTTGCGGGAAGCCTTTGGGAATGGACGCTCGACTCGTCACGCACCCTGCTGCCCCCGCCTTGCGCGGATTGCTCGAACTACTCGCCATCGGCCACGCCCCGGGTGCGGCGAGGCGGCAACGTCAGCAGCGAAAACACCGACGAACTGCGCACCGACT
It includes:
- a CDS encoding serine/threonine protein kinase; translation: MAGGAAASERRESRYERLVKIASGGMATVYVGRLRGALGFEQLVAIKRPHAHLMQQPDLRRSLLAEAHLASRIRHANAVGVRDVEIEDDSILLVMDYVEGASFYELLRSARGSNPMMTIRAGLRVIRDLCAGLQAVHDLTDDEDRPLGAVHRDVSPQNVLVGLDGVARLADFGIAKCLYAHDISTREGTLKGKFSYMAPEYMSGDGFDQRADIFAVGVMLWELLAQRRLFDGDAQVDIVRKVLYEPIPPVSALAPELGYAFDAVVARALARNPAERFARASDLGAALDAVLADSSFGASHEEVGRFVRAQVGERLAERKQRIKEGLRSSSSSAASGPSTQVVQVVEPAASQESAVVSSRLSRHAARIALAAVAFVVAVLGTIALVATRTSSTPPPTEVPSEPPAVSAEPPPARLPPSPPPVQSAPAPSAPAANTVKPEKPKPRKVVAPSAGSDVPRPRGNPY
- a CDS encoding formylglycine-generating enzyme family protein, coding for MRPLRCAAAGYFATTALCCALACSLDYSVGPFDGGDSGNPSPDGGKPSDGGGSDGPATAVPPSCATAQTCTGGKSCCASDLVTGGPFHRDNDGNYAATISDFQLDVFEVTVGRFRAFVNAGKGTRNSAPAAGAGAHPKVANSGWDPSWNGNLAASTDALKTALACDPSMETWTASPSAQETRPINCVTWYDAFAFCIWDGGRIPTTSEWNYAAAGGSKQLAYPWGNAFESSRVTYGCGGSCSKDNLLPVGSKSPQGDGTWNQADLAGSLWEWTLDSSRTLLPPPCADCSNYSPSATPRVRRGGNVSSENTDELRTDYSSERPGTERHWSNGFRCARPAK
- a CDS encoding sigma 54-interacting transcriptional regulator, encoding MKTETLHLGQTEGGREPIGAVLRVLNARATPAAYKLSIGACSIGSSSACDLVIDDPTVSRNHVELDLTAEGVSVRDLGSRNGTFYLGQRVEKMTVGLGGQLTLGRVTLAIEADTESLRQGLSYGGEGYSGILGETLPMQQLFAMLARLEGSLVPVLVEGESGVGKELIARALHDNSAVAKGPFVTVNCGAIVHELVASELFGYGSESKRGAFEAADGGTLFLDDVSELPMAVQPVLLRALETGEIRAVGSSDAPKRVRVRILAAANRDLLSEIKAGRFREDLFYRLAVVRLLVPTLRDRLPDIPLLARKFAADAALGGVPDSLVAQLQLRSWPGNVRELRNAIQYYAALGSLPPDRARWGGDALDLALSEFADIAQTYADQKDALFERFTRVYLQRLMLAAKNNQSEAARISGLDRTYLRKLLAKFGFIE